From a region of the Salinispira pacifica genome:
- a CDS encoding sigma-54-dependent transcriptional regulator, whose amino-acid sequence MTVLIIDDEKNIRESLSKLLEMDGFSAEAADHPVLAQEMLEAKTYACILLDLRMPDIDGLEMLDWIKQRGIQTPVMMMSAHGDIQDAVSALHKGAMDYLVKPFDIDELLIRMKRIIEAHQTSLRLRAGIIAAESSGTPTLQLRNPGMLELQRIINKAAPTESTVLITGESGTGKEITARKLHDLSTRKKGCFIPVNIAGISEQLLESELFGYEKGAFTGAEKQTPGIFEAAEGGTVFLDEIGEMSINLQAKLLRVLQERKIRRVGGVHEVAVDVRILAATNRDLETMVSREQFREDLFYRLNVLRISIPPLRERREEIPELIGNIIAKICRKLGRPHPDLSDEALAALKAYDYPGNIRELENLLERALILCEGNSIGLADFPGIASASRKHSSTKQYRNGHPPGDGEMNSIFDGSMKDIERRALSAVLAKHMGNRSRSAEQLGISRKTLISKIKEYGLD is encoded by the coding sequence ATGACAGTTCTAATAATCGATGATGAAAAAAACATACGGGAATCTCTTTCGAAACTGCTTGAAATGGACGGTTTCTCAGCTGAGGCCGCCGACCACCCGGTTCTTGCCCAGGAGATGCTTGAAGCAAAAACATATGCATGCATCCTGCTCGACCTGCGCATGCCGGATATTGATGGGCTGGAAATGCTTGACTGGATAAAACAGCGGGGGATCCAGACTCCGGTTATGATGATGTCAGCGCATGGGGACATACAGGATGCCGTGAGTGCTCTGCACAAAGGCGCAATGGATTACCTGGTAAAGCCCTTCGACATAGATGAACTTCTGATACGAATGAAACGCATAATAGAAGCTCATCAGACGAGTCTGCGTTTACGGGCAGGAATAATTGCCGCAGAATCATCCGGTACCCCAACTCTCCAGCTGCGAAATCCTGGTATGCTCGAACTCCAGCGCATCATCAACAAGGCTGCACCCACAGAGAGCACTGTGCTGATTACCGGCGAAAGCGGTACGGGAAAAGAAATTACCGCCCGGAAACTACATGATCTAAGTACGCGCAAAAAGGGCTGCTTCATACCTGTAAACATTGCAGGAATTTCTGAACAATTACTGGAAAGTGAACTCTTCGGTTACGAGAAGGGGGCATTTACAGGTGCAGAAAAGCAGACTCCGGGTATTTTTGAGGCTGCTGAAGGAGGGACAGTATTTCTGGACGAAATTGGAGAAATGAGTATCAATCTCCAGGCGAAACTGTTGAGAGTGTTACAGGAAAGAAAAATTCGCCGTGTGGGAGGGGTACATGAAGTTGCTGTTGATGTACGCATCCTGGCCGCAACAAATCGAGATCTTGAGACCATGGTATCAAGAGAACAGTTTCGTGAAGATCTGTTTTACCGCTTGAATGTGTTGCGCATTTCCATTCCTCCGTTGCGTGAAAGAAGGGAAGAAATACCTGAACTGATTGGAAATATCATTGCTAAAATATGCCGCAAGCTAGGGCGGCCGCATCCAGATCTCAGTGATGAAGCATTAGCCGCGTTGAAAGCGTATGATTATCCGGGGAATATCAGGGAACTTGAAAACCTGCTGGAACGGGCATTAATACTCTGTGAAGGAAATTCAATCGGACTTGCCGACTTCCCGGGCATTGCCTCGGCATCCAGAAAACACAGTTCCACAAAGCAATACAGGAATGGTCACCCGCCTGGAGATGGCGAGATGAATAGTATATTCGATGGGAGTATGAAAGACATTGAGCGAAGAGCACTATCCGCAGTGTTGGCAAAACATATGGGAAACCGCAGCCGGAGCGCAGAACAGCTTGGTATCAGCAGAAAAACACTCATTTCAAAAATCAAAGAATACGGTCTGGATTGA